A section of the Jaculus jaculus isolate mJacJac1 chromosome 6, mJacJac1.mat.Y.cur, whole genome shotgun sequence genome encodes:
- the LOC101599610 gene encoding olfactory receptor 10C1-like translates to MADSEPMSGNQSLCTKFIFVAFSSLGQLQLVLFFVFLIIYLFTVGGNLIIICLIWATPSLHTPMYFFLVNLSFLEMCYITSVVPQMLVHLLVEPKTISVGGCAAQMYIFTILGLTECCLLAAMAYDRFVAICYPLHYTLLMGPSVCLKLAAASWVTGVVVESAQTTWIFTLPFCGSGKIQHFFCDIMPVVKMACVDTSRNEIVIFLISLIFIMSPCLLILCSYMRILVTILTMPSAAGRRKAFSTCSSHILVVSLFYGTALFTYLQPKGAHTPDTDKATALMYTVVTPALNPVIYTLRNKEVKEAFQMATHMNPLR, encoded by the coding sequence ATGGCTGACTCTGAGCCCATGAGCGGAAACCAGTCACTCTGCACAAAATTCATATTTGTGGCTTTTTCTTCTCTAGGACAGCTCCAACTTGTCctcttctttgtgtttttgatCATCTACTTATTTACCGTGGGAGGAAACCTTATCATCATCTGTCTGATCTGGGCCACCCCCTCCCTGCACACTCCCATGTATTTCTTCCTGGTGAACCTCTCCTTTTTGGAGATGTGCTACATTACCAGTGTGGTGCCTCAGATGCTGGTGCACCTGCTGGTGGAGCCCAAGACCATAAGTGTGGGAGGCTGTGCTGCCCAGATGTACATATTCACCATCTTGGGGCTGACAGAATGTTGCCTGCTGGCAGCCATGGCTTATGACCGCTTTGTAGCTATTTGTTACCCACTGCATTACACTCTGCTGATGGGCCCTTCTGTCTGCTTGAAATTGGCTGCAGCATCATGGGTGACTGGAGTAGTGGTGGAATCAGCTCAGACCACCTGGATCTTCACTCTGCCCTTCTGTGGAAGTGGAAAAATTCAGCACTTTTTTTGTGACATCATGCCTGTGGTGAAAATGGCCTGTGTGGACACCTCCCGCAATGAAAttgtaatttttcttatttctttgatcTTTATTATGAGTCCTTGTCTCCTAATTCTGTGCTCCTACATGCGCATTCTTGTGACCATCTTGACAATGCCCTCAGCAGCTGGCAGAcgtaaagctttctccacctgCTCCTCTCACATTCTGGTTGTTTCTCTGTTCTACGGCACTGCCTTGTTCACTtacctccagcccaaaggtgcacACACTCCAGACACGGACAAGGCCACTGCTCTCATGTATACTGTGGTCACTCCTGCTCTGAACCCTGTCATCTACACTTTGAGGAACAAGGAGGTGAAGGAAGCCTTTCAGATGGCAACACACATGAACCCTCTTAGGTAA
- the LOC101599900 gene encoding olfactory receptor 10C1-like: MADSEPMSGNQSLCTKFIFVAFSSLGQLQLVLFFVFLIIYLFTVGGNLIIICLIWATPSLHSPMYFFLVNLSFLEMCYITSVVPQMLVHLLVEPKTISVGGCAAQMYIFTILGLTECCLLAAMAYDRFVAICYPLHYTLLMGPSVCLKLATTSWVTGVVVESTQTTWIFTLPFCGSGKIQHFFCDIMPVVKMACVDTSHNEMVLFFVSLIFIMSPCLLILCSYMRILVTILTMPSAAGRRKAFSTCSSHILVVSLFYGTALFTYLQPKGAHTPDTDKATALMYTVVTPALNPVIYTLRNKEVKEAFQKVIKRQIERE, translated from the exons ATGGCTGACTCTGAGCCCATGAGCGGAAACCAGTCACTCTGCACAAAATTCATATTTGTGGCTTTTTCTTCTCTAGGACAGCTCCAACTTGTCctcttctttgtgtttttaatcATCTACTTATTTACGGTGGGAGGAAACCTCATCATCATCTGTCTGATCTGGGCCACCCCCTCCCTGCACAGTCCCATGTATTTCTTCCTGGTGAACCTCTCCTTTTTGGAGATGTGCTACATTACCAGTGTGGTGCCTCAGATGCTGGTGCATCTGCTGGTGGAGCCCAAGACCATAAGTGTGGGAGGCTGTGCTGCCCAGATGTACATATTCACCATCTTGGGGCTGACAGAATGTTGCTTGCTGGCAGCCATGGCTTATGATCGCTTTGTAGCTATTTGTTACCCACTGCATTACACTCTGCTGATGGGCCCTTCTGTCTGCTTGAAATTGGCTACTACATCATGGGTGACTGGGGTGGTGGTGGAGTCTACTCAGACCACCTGGATCTTCACTCTGCCCTTCTGTGGAAGTGGAAAAATTCAGCACTTTTTTTGTGACATCATGCCTGTGGTGAAAATGGCCTGTGTGGACACCTCCCACAATGAGATGGtgctattttttgtttctttgatttttattatgaGTCCTTGTCTACTAATTCTGTGCTCCTACATGCGCATTCTTGTGACCATCTTGACAATGCCCTCAGCAGCTGGCAGAcgtaaagctttctccacctgCTCCTCTCACATTCTGGTTGTTTCTCTGTTCTACGGCACTGCCTTGTTCACTtacctccagcccaaaggtgcacACACTCCAGACACGGACAAGGCCACTGCTCTCATGTATACTGTGGTCACTCCTGCTCTGAACCCTGTCATCTACACTTTGAGgaacaaggaagtgaaggaagccTTTCAGAAGGTCAT aaagaggcagatagagagagag